The sequence GGTAGGTAGGACGACCCTGATACGCGCGCCCCTTTCCCACCCAGCCACCGCGGGCCCGGGAGTTGATGCCTCGTTCGGTCGCtctgcctctctccctccccccctccgtaGGGACTTACAGAAGCTCCGCCTCTGCTTGAAAGGCCGGTCCGAAGGCATCTCGGCCGGAGAGTGAAGGGGAGCAAGAGCGCCGCGACTCAGCGGGGACTACAATCTCCGTGGACCGCAAAGATCCCGACAGGAAAGGGAAGGTGGCGAACTCTCCAGAGCCGCCTGTAAGTCTATTAAGGCCTGGTAGACAGCGGGCAGCAGTTGCCTGCGGGGAAACTCGAGCCAGCCGACtgtcgctgctgctgcttcctcgcCTGCTGCTgccgtcgtcgtcgtcgtctgcCCCCGGCTGGACGATCCACACCGATTCCTGAAGCTGGCAAAGCGGCAGTGACTTCATCGGCAGCCTCCTTAAAGGGGAGGCGCACGGTCCCGCCCCTTCTGCAGTGCGGCCTCATTGCTAGGGGCGCACCACGGCCAGGCTTGGGCAGCCCTTGGTGGTCTTTCCGCTCCAGACCTCTAAGCAAGGAGGTTGAGCTTCACGTGAAAGGAGCAGCGCAGTCGCAGAGAATGCCACAGAACATGTGCAGAGTATATATTTCTATAGCGAAGGAGTAGTTCGCACAGCCCCCCTGCTCCTACTGAAGCGGGattaaggaggaggagggtgttTGAGGTAGACTTGAAGCCGACTTCTCTATCCTTCTCTCTATACAAACTGAAGATTAGCAGGGGCTCATTTGGGACTTCTGCTCAGTTGTTTTGTTTaatgcttcctttcagctttgaaaaaCCACAGAAATTATCCAGATCCAAAGCATTTCAAAATCAAATTCAGAGGGATCCAAAAGgtcttcccccccttttattcCTGTATTTAATATTGACTCCCATTTCCCACACCTCACATAAACCCAGCAGTGGAATGTGTGAAGAAAAATGGCACTGAGCATGCAAAGTGCCCTCTTACCACTGAACAGTCATGCACCTTACATGTGTGAGCACAGCAGGAACCAAAGCAGGGCTTCCAAGTCAGAAGGAGCTTGAGGTTAAGGCAtgcttatttcatttttatgagCAAGTGGGCCAAAGGTGATTTACAatctcttccctcctccattTTACCATCACTACAACCCCCTGATCTAGAGAGAGATCATGAATTCTAGGCCAAAGTGACTCAATGAGCTTCAGGGTTGAGAAATacataacaaacaaacaagatataGTCCAGGGGAGAGCAGGCTAAACCTTGTTTTGCATCATATGTTTTTTTACTGTTCTTATGtgattttgagctgctgaatCCAAATCCGAAAAGTGTCACTCTGAGAACCTTGGGGAAATTTCACAATATTACATTTAAACCTTGATTTTAAACCCAAGCTCTGCTTCATATCCTCTTTTGAGTGTTTTTGGCTGACTGAAATGTGTAgttcaactctgataatgcctgttacttgcctggatggaggacagtgCGTGTAAAaagtagcctactatacaaaagataaaatttacattccctactctgctcacttttgcctctggccccgcctgaCGCTCACCACTCATTTGTGCCCCTCAGGTTGCCTTGGCCTATCCCTCTGCCTCACCTATTGCAGAGTTACTAGCCCCCAGCTAGACAGGTCCAAATGAGTAGTACAATAGGCTGTACTACTTCAGCCTGCAGGGAGAGTGGAGATTTTCTGAAATCTTTAAAAATGAAAGGATACACACCCaggattttaaaattattttaatccaTTTCAGAAGAAATAGCCTCTTTCAAATTTAAAGTTTCAAAATAAAAACGATGCAAAAGGAAAAACTAATTTATAGTTAGAAATATTTCAGATAACAGTACTGTAAAGTTAAATTCCAAAGAAATATTTGACACTTAAAGTGAGCCTGATTTCATTGTTTGTCTTCATCTAGTTACATTTTAGTCATATTCATCTAGTTACATTTTAGTCTTTTGAAGAAACTCCTTGAATCTACATTTAACATTTGAAAACATAATTTATCTCAGACATTATTAATGTGGCACAATCAATTAATTACTAAAGGCTTTTTTGgacattaaataaaaaatatacacTTCAGTATAAGGAACTGTTCATCATTTTGTTTAGGGAACTGTAGATTTCACTCTGTTGGATTCTGAATGACAATCAGGAAATAGTCCTTATCTGCAAGAAAataaacaagtttaaaaatgtCATCTACTGTTAACGCTTATTCAGACACAAGTATTCtacaccatagctcagtgacagatcacatgctttggatgcaaaCGGAACCAAGTTAACTCCATTGCATTTCCAGTCACAAAGACAATACAGGGCAAAATAGATCAAGAATCTAAAAACCATATTCAGAAGTAATGCTTATGCATTAAGAGCAAAAGAAGAGACAGCATCATGTttcccaaagtggccaaccagatgcctacgggaaaccCACAAGCTCTTCCACAACTGTTACCGAACAACTTGTATTcacaggcatactgcttctgatccTGAATTAACACTTGAATGGGGTTGAGCCAACTAGCGATGCCTCTGGTATTGTGCAAAGCGGCTTGCCCCATCTCTGGCTCCACGCTTTCAGCACAAGCATCTGCAATGAAGAAGCTCTCACTCATTCAGGTGTACATGCAAAGGAATCCACAAGATCTGGAATACTGCACAATCAGATCATATGGGTGCCTTCTGCAAACAGCTTCCTCACTGAAGACACTAGATGATGTGAGCAAGTTATGTAACCTACTCCTATGCAGAGTTAAGTGTGCCTAAGCCCACTGAAATGCATTCCTAACTCATTTGAGTTGTGAAATGGGGCATGTCACCAAAAATGGATGGGATTATAATGTAACAATGGTGACTGACAACCCCACCTACTTTTAATAGTTAGCCCTGTCTGCATTCACCATCTAGGCAACAGCCTTTGCAAAAATCAGATCTAATGATGGATTTTGCCCTTGTTTTATGAGCAGCATTTCAATTTTATGCTGTTCAGCAGCATGGTATTATTTCTTAATGATGGAATataatttttttcaaataaataaaattaaataggtACATTGCACAACGCTAAAGAATTCTTGGCTCCACTATGTGAGTGGATGAACTCTTGCTTTTAAACAAGTCCTTCATAACTGATCAGTAGCACCTAGACGATCTTATACACACAAGGTGAAATAGGAGTAGAAGTTCAGGATCATTAGaacaaggctgcagttctatgcaaTCTTCTCAATAAAATATGCGCAGGACCAAGTTGTTATATTGTTAAGGATACAGTATATAAAATCCCCATATTCAAAGTGATTTGAAAACCTGAAGGAACAAGGTCAACTGCTGCCAGGTCAGATGTTTTGTCCACATTGCATAGCGTTGTCTACTCCaaatagcagcagctctccagggtctcaagcaAAGATATTTTCTATCAATTGCtacctgttttgtttttgaactagaggtgccagggattgaatttggaaaCTTCtgcaatgcaaagcagatgctctaccactgaactatgactCTTCCCCCAAGTACCAGAAATCTTGACCGCTACACAATATTATATCTGAGCAAATATCAGTCACATCATGCTACGTTTCATATGACAGAAGGAAGTACCTAAGTGCATACTCTCTTGTATATATATTTGACATCTTGGCATAAGTATTCTCTTAATCACAGGCTTTTGAGACCACAAACGTTTTAACTCCCATACTGCCTAGACCTACTCTAATAATGGCAACAGTGTAGGTTCATTAAGATAATGTATAGCTAACAAAATTGCTCTTAATGGATATCATACAGTCCAGGCCTAAGAACCACCAAGACACGGCTATAGAAAAGACATTTCTCATTGCTGCTTTGGACaatactgaattttttttttgagtggAGAGGCGAATCACATTGCAAAACTTAGATGATAGTGGAGTTAACACAACAAGATTTAAACAAGGAGGAGCTCCAGTTATATCATATTCTGAATTGAAGGAACCAGGAAAAAATTCTGAAGTCAGGCAAAATATTTTAAGCTACAATTAATTCTAGAGATGTTTGCATAGTATAGAGAAGGTCCCAAAGAATGGCCACTATGTGACTTATATACCTGCTACTCTGAAATGAAGCACACATAGGCTTAGATTATATCTGGATAAGAAACCCATCAAGAACCCCACCCACTGCCATCTAGAACCCACTATATACATATTCATTCCATAGACGTAAAATATGTGTGTATCCCATGTAAAATGTTACATCTGAATCAAATTCCACTTTGGGATTCTAATGCTCACTTTCATGGAGCCAGTCTGTGAAGACCCTGAACCCCAGGATTGCTACCATGGGATTTATTTTGCTATGCTGCTAGCAGGAGTTGGGTTTCTCTTGCCATATAATAGCTTTATCACAGATGTGGACTATCTTCATCACAAGTACCCAGGTACAAGTTTCCTCAATATTTTAAAACTCTAAAAATGTAGATTTAGGCTGTTTTGCTGGACTCAGTCATTCTAGCATGAGACATTCATCACTCTTTGATACCTGCTGAAACTAACAGCACAGTTCTATGCATGTCTTTCTCAGAAGTattctttggacttctcctgtgcccatcctacTTCtcactcacatttatttatttatgtattgactactgtaaattgtaaattgtattgttttaatgatgtattttgaagtattttgaagtattgatgtattttattgatgtattgatgtatttttatatttgtgttcttttgtaagccgccttgagggccttttggccgaaaggcggggtagaaataaacaacaacaagttTACCTGGTGCAACCATGATCTCATTTTTCTTGGAGCGAATCCGCAAGAATGTGAGGTCATTCTGGGGATCAATATCTCGCACGGTGCCCCTTGCCTTCATTATTAAGTTGTGCATTAAGCCTGCATACTGCATCGTGGTGGAGTTATCCATGGTGCTTTTGACAGGAATACCTGCAGAGTGCAAGAAGGATTATGTGGACAAATTAGGCAAAGACATTATTTGATATGGGAAACTTAGTCTAGAACTTGGATCATCACTAAATATTGCTATTAAACCCCTTACATCTATGGTGTTTTAAGTAGCAGTTCACGTGACAGTGGTATAAATGGTGATTCACGtgccaaagcttttttttttaattgaacttTATTTCCAATTCAAGCCAGACTTATTGTATAGTCATGAACAAACTAAATACAACAAATCAAAACATAGAAAAACCATAGTAATATTCCACATATACAATAATCGAAACATTTCTGCCACTTAACCAAAAACACTCTCTCTATATAATTACATTCTCTAAATCCTACATAAGTTAATTTTGCCATCAACGCATACTTCCATATTTTATCTTACCAATGTTTTATTGGGGAATTATCGACACTCTCCACTTAGCTCCATATAATATTCTAGCAGCAGTAAACAGATAAGAAACCAGTTCTATATAGTCCTTCCATACTAACCTTTCTAATAAAAATAACACCGGATGAAATGGAATCTCATATCCTAAAATCCTAACTACATGATATTTAATTTTCTTCTTAGTCTTAGTCATTTCACACTTCCACCAAATGTGGAAGAAACTGCCTCTTTCTTACTGGCATTTCCAAAAAACAGGTgggtagtttttatttattttcaatggAGTCATACACCACCTGGACATGATTTTATAGCAAATCTCTCTTATCCCCAAGTTCAATGAAAATTTATGCCCAATTATCCATAACTTCTCCTACACCTCCTTTGGTATATTTTCCCCAACGTCCTGGGCCCATTTCACCATATATTCTTTTACTTACTCATGTTCTGTATCATACTTCATTAAGAGATGATATATCTTTGCCAGTCTATGTTTGTTTGTATTTCATACAGCCTCAAATTCTGTGGTTTCTCTGATTTGATGAAGTACTCTTATATAACCTTAAACTTTAGATCTAACTTGGAAGTATTCAAACCGAGGGTCATTGCCTTGCATCTGTGTCTTAACCATATGCAACCATTTGTCCTTGATTTACTAAATCTTGCAACCTAAACAGCTTAAATCATTTCCGCATTCTGAAACTCAAAatatcacatatttatttatttatttgtttattgtatttgtatatccAAAATTGATTCAATAGGAGATGACAAAGCTTTTAATTCAACAGCTTGGTGTATGAAAAAAGCTGTTGCTGACCAAATTTCTTATAATATGTAATAATCTTGCCTCCCATTGATGAATAAGCATCCATACTAATAGAAAGCTTCCTTTCCGCCATTTTACAAACCACTTACAAAACCACTACCAAAACGAGAGAATAATAAAACAGTCATTGTTCTATTGGCAATTTCCTAAGAAAGCCTGTAAGGCAAAGGATGGCATTTGGCTAATGATTTCACTGGAAACATGCCGCACCAATATCCCTGTTGATACCTGAggttatagaattttttttaatagcaTGGATCATCTCTCTCTTCCTGTATATATAAGTATCTCTATATGTATGATGAGTGCACTGATAAAAtgtcttcaccggagttggctgtggagaccttgtccaagtgcctggaatccgtgagtggatggatgggaagaaacaggctgaagctcaatcctgataaaaccgaggtactgcttgtgggtgacaggggaaagttgggtattgttgacctggaactcaatggggtaagattgcccctgaaggatcaggtccgcagcctcggggttattcttgattccaagctgtccatggaggctcagatttcggcagtgagccgggcagcttggtatcagctacacctgatacggaggctgcaaccctacctccctgctcatcagctcccactggtagtgcatgccctggtcacctctcgactggactactgcaatgcgctctacatggggctacccttgaaaatgacccgaaaactacagctggtacaaaatgcggcggcccgtctgcatacaaatagccgccgccgtgatcacattacgccgctgttagttcatctacactggcttccagttgctttccgggcccaattcaaggtgttggta comes from Rhineura floridana isolate rRhiFlo1 chromosome 6, rRhiFlo1.hap2, whole genome shotgun sequence and encodes:
- the DYNLRB1 gene encoding dynein light chain roadblock-type 1 isoform X2 — protein: MAEVEETLKRIQSQKGVQGIIIVNSEGIPVKSTMDNSTTMQYAGLMHNLIMKARGTVRDIDPQNDLTFLRIRSKKNEIMVAPDKDYFLIVIQNPTE
- the DYNLRB1 gene encoding dynein light chain roadblock-type 1 isoform X1, whose product is MNITGAQLFHSPDRHYFLRDLAEVEETLKRIQSQKGVQGIIIVNSEGIPVKSTMDNSTTMQYAGLMHNLIMKARGTVRDIDPQNDLTFLRIRSKKNEIMVAPDKDYFLIVIQNPTE